Within the Epinephelus lanceolatus isolate andai-2023 chromosome 22, ASM4190304v1, whole genome shotgun sequence genome, the region ttatcgattcctcctgtgaattaATGATATCACCTCCTGTTGTTTGTAACCCAAGACATCTGCTTTCATAACGTTTTATTATGAACCTTAAAGCCATGGTCTAGTTAAGAAAGACGAGGTAGGTATATAAATCGATATCAGttcggttagatatttggctttaaatcaaaccggttggaaaattttcaaactgGCACAAGCCTATGTAGCGCCACCCACTGTGTCGGGTTTGTAGATGCTGCCATTgttaagtcaatgaaagcagtctggTCTGATTTATGACAAATGGTTTATGTGGGTTATAAAAAGTAactgataaatatttaaagaaaatgagaaaagacTTTGGTGTGGCGGTTAGCCTGTACAGTCATGGGGGAGACATGAGCACAAGTCAAGAATCTCAGGTCCAACCCAAAACCACTAAACCACTAAATTATGGAGAGAAGTATCAGTGAGAGTCACATTGATAAGTAGTATTGGTATCAATTCCTACCAAAAAGTCAAAACCTAAATAAAAACTATTCTGTAAGTTATTTATCATAACATTTGTTGGTGGTAATGCATTAGTCAGACATTGTGGGTTATGTTTGGCAGACAtgctttaaatgttatttatggtTTTAGTTGGCTCGCTGCACCGTGACAACTCATGAactctttttctgtttgttgctataggaacagagaggaagagaggaactTATACGTCACCACCGTGACAAATCCTTCACAACATCTGGATCTTCAAAAATTCATCAAAGAGTTCAAactggagagaaaccatacagctgtgaccaatgtgagaaaacatttttgcGCTGCAGTGCCCTCAAAGCCCATCAACGCATTCACATTGAAGGGGAACTGTCCAGTTTTTTCCAAAGTGGGAAGGATTTCACAGAGTCAGGGAgctcaaaaaaacaagacattgacacagcagagaaactgtttagctgtgatcaatgtgagAAAGCTTTCACCACTCTACGTAGCTTAAAAAGTCACcactgtgttcacactgcagagaagtCGCACTGCTGTGACCAATGTGGGAAAACTTTTTCGCAACGCACGTCCCTTAAAACTCACCAAAGAATTCACACAGGAAAGAAACTGTACGGTtgtgatcaatgtggcaaagctTTCACATGCCCAAGTAAGTTGAAAGACCATCAGCgcagtcacacaggagagaaaccatacagGTGCGATCAATGTGGGAAAAAGTTTTCCCAAATCAGAACCCTAATATCTCATAAACATattcacacaggtgagaaaccaTATAGGTGTGATCTATGTGGCAAAGCCTTTGCACGGTCAGGGGCCTTAAAACGCCACCAacgtattcacacaggagagaaaccgtacagctgtgatcaatgttGCAAAGCCTTTGCACAGTTAGAAACCTTAAAACGCCACCAACgcattcacacaggagagaaaccgtacagctgtgatcaatgtggcaaagctTTCAAATGGTTAAGTAACTTGAAAGCCCATCAACGCAGTCACATAGGAGAGAACCCATACAGGTACAACCAATGTGGGAAAAAGTTTTCCCAAATAGGAACCTTAATATCTCATAAACATATTCAGACAGGGGAGAAACAATACAGGTGTGGTCTATGTGGTAAAGCTTTCACATGCTCACGTAGCTTGAAAACCCATCAACTCAGTCACACAGGCGAGAAACCGTACAGGtgtgatcaatgtggcaaagctTTCACACAGTCACGTAACTTGAAAACCCATCAACgcagtcacacaggagagaaaccgtacaggtgtgatcaatgtggcaaagctTTCACACAGTCACGTGACTTGAAAACCCATCAACgcagtcacacaggagagaaaccatacagGTGTGATCAATGTGGGAAAAAGTTTTCCCAAATAGGAACCTTAATATCTCATAAACATATTCACACAGGGgagaaaccatacagctgtGACCAATGTGGCAAAGCCTTTGCACAGTCAGGGGTCTTAAAAAGCCACCAACGTATTCACACAAGAGAGAAAccgtacagctgtgatcaatgtggcaaagccTTTGCACAGTCAGGATCCTTAAAACGCCACCAacgtattcacacaggagagaaaccgtatagctgtgatcaatgtggcaaagccTTTGCACTGTCAGGGGCCTTAAAATGCCACCAacgtattcacacaggagagaagccgtACTGGTGTGACCAATGTGGAAGATTATTTGCCCGGTGCAGTACTTTGAGAACCCACCAATGCCGGCATGCAGGAGAGAACCTGTACAGCTGTGACTAGTGTGAGAAAGCTTTTATCGAATAGACCTAAAAATCCACCAACGTGTTCACACCAGAGGGAACCTGTCCTGATGTGACCAATGTCGGTAGTGACATTAAAgcccacaaatgtgtttaccctGCATTGTTTTGGACGTTTTCAGGGCCAGGCAAACATCTTCCTACTGCTTCCTCCCCATGCCCTGATAGATGTGTTGATGTCTTACTTTTgtctttgattatttttatctgttttttatttcaactgtaACCCTATGTTGGACCACCAGATTCCTCCCTGTAGGACTCCCAAGTGTGAGAGCTGACCACAAACTTTTCAAAATCAATCATGCAACTGTCCGGGGCAATGTTGCGGCTCACAATGCACCCGACCCTGAAGCGTATCTCTGCGACTGGTGAGCCCACAGGATGGTGACTCCATGTTGATTTTTGGGACTGTGCCCCACCGAGCCCCATGAGTCAAGTCCATGTAGATATATATAGGCTGATTGACCAAATAAGCATTTGAAAACTGATATTGATGCCTCTTACCATGGCTGTGATCAAAGTATTTGCATCAGCCTGAGACCTCTGTCACAGACAGGCTCTGCAGTCTCAGACGCTGACTCAACATGCTGAATGAAATGTTTAGTGACTTGACTGATTTTTGGTCCCGTGTGCAGCTTCCCTCTCTAGCCTGCCTCCAGAAGGGggctctgtttgtgttgtcaTGGCGAGGTGCTCCAGGTCTGATCCAT harbors:
- the LOC144459722 gene encoding uncharacterized protein LOC144459722, with translation MEEDKQNPEHRSNKVRRRQAAGSSSDSSDVEEQRGREELIRHHRDKSFTTSGSSKIHQRVQTGEKPYSCDQCEKTFLRCSALKAHQRIHIEGELSSFFQSGKDFTESGSSKKQDIDTAEKLFSCDQCEKAFTTLRSLKSHHCVHTAEKSHCCDQCGKTFSQRTSLKTHQRIHTGKKLYGCDQCGKAFTCPSKLKDHQRSHTGEKPYRCDQCGKKFSQIRTLISHKHIHTGEKPYRCDLCGKAFARSGALKRHQRIHTGEKPYSCDQCCKAFAQLETLKRHQRIHTGEKPYSCDQCGKAFKWLSNLKAHQRSHIGENPYRYNQCGKKFSQIGTLISHKHIQTGEKQYRCGLCGKAFTCSRSLKTHQLSHTGEKPYRCDQCGKAFTQSRNLKTHQRSHTGEKPYRCDQCGKAFTQSRDLKTHQRSHTGEKPYRCDQCGKKFSQIGTLISHKHIHTGEKPYSCDQCGKAFAQSGVLKSHQRIHTREKPYSCDQCGKAFAQSGSLKRHQRIHTGEKPYSCDQCGKAFALSGALKCHQRIHTGEKPYWCDQCGRLFARCSTLRTHQCRHAGENLYSCD